The nucleotide window TTTCTTCGCCACTTCGATCTCCTATGCGGGTACAAGCGGATGCCTCGCGGCACCCTCCCCAATTAGTCCAACTGCTTATGCCTTCTCGACTTGCGAGAAGTCCAACTCCACTGGCGTGGATCGTCCAAATATGGAAACCGACACCCGCAGTTTGTTCTTGTCGTAGTTCACTTCCTCCACGTTTCCGTGGAAGTCCGTGAAGGGCCCTTCTTTCACCCGTACCGCCTCGCCGGTCTCGAACAAGACCTTGGGCTTGGGTTTCTCCACGCCCTCTTTGATCTGATTCAAGATCGCCTGCACTTCCTTCTCGCTGATGGGCGTGGGCTTCGTAGCCGTTCCGCCGACAAACCCGGT belongs to Betaproteobacteria bacterium and includes:
- the nusG gene encoding transcription termination/antitermination protein NusG, with amino-acid sequence MSKKWYVVHAYSGFEKSVSRALQDRIQRAGMQDSFGQILVPVEEVVEMRAGQKALSERKFFPGYVLVEMEMTDDTWHLVKNTAKVTGFVGGTATKPTPISEKEVQAILNQIKEGVEKPKPKVLFETGEAVRVKEGPFTDFHGNVEEVNYDKNKLRVSVSIFGRSTPVELDFSQVEKA